A window of Helicobacter ganmani contains these coding sequences:
- a CDS encoding GNAT family N-acetyltransferase produces the protein MNTYTFPLIGKHISLRLVCLSDAGFIYSLRSDKKAQFLTQTTGGISSQEQWIAEYKKREALGKEFYFIIQSLEEQSFGAIRIYDFKEDSFCWGSWIIKDDAPSYTAIESALCLYAFGFYTLGFANARFDVRKANTQVVAFHKRFGATIIAQDALNFYFSLSKEDFKAIPKAFVAFLPPHLSNLSKGE, from the coding sequence ATGAACACATATACCTTTCCGCTCATAGGCAAACATATTTCCCTGCGCTTAGTTTGTTTAAGTGATGCGGGTTTTATTTATTCTCTACGGAGTGATAAAAAGGCACAATTTTTAACGCAAACCACAGGTGGAATCTCATCACAAGAGCAATGGATAGCAGAGTATAAAAAACGTGAGGCTTTAGGCAAAGAGTTTTACTTTATTATCCAATCCTTAGAAGAGCAATCTTTTGGAGCGATACGAATCTATGACTTTAAAGAAGATAGTTTTTGTTGGGGAAGTTGGATTATCAAAGATGACGCACCAAGCTACACTGCCATAGAATCCGCACTTTGCTTATATGCTTTTGGGTTTTATACACTTGGATTTGCTAATGCGCGTTTTGATGTGAGAAAGGCAAATACGCAAGTCGTAGCATTTCATAAACGATTTGGAGCAACAATTATTGCCCAAGATGCACTCAATTTTTACTTTAGTCTCTCTAAAGAGGATTTTAAGGCTATACCTAAGGCATTTGTGGCATTTCTGCCCCCACATTTATCAAATTTATCAAAAGGAGAATAA
- a CDS encoding sugar 3,4-ketoisomerase, translated as MNYKLLSLQTIGDERGKLVSLESLKNLPFAIKRVYYMFDTSPDEPRGFHAHKELEQLVIAIDGACEFVLDDGKSKESVWLNRPDFGLYIGKNMWREMRNFSYGCKLMILASDYYDESEYIRDYAEFLEIIKRV; from the coding sequence ATGAATTATAAACTTCTCTCACTCCAAACCATAGGCGATGAAAGAGGCAAATTAGTATCCTTAGAATCTCTTAAAAACTTGCCCTTTGCTATAAAAAGAGTGTATTATATGTTTGATACATCGCCTGATGAGCCGCGAGGATTCCACGCTCACAAAGAACTAGAACAACTTGTCATTGCCATAGATGGCGCGTGTGAGTTTGTGCTTGATGATGGTAAAAGCAAAGAATCTGTATGGCTTAATCGCCCTGATTTTGGGTTGTATATTGGCAAAAATATGTGGCGAGAAATGCGGAACTTCTCTTATGGGTGCAAACTAATGATATTGGCAAGTGATTATTATGATGAGAGTGAGTATATTAGAGATTATGCAGAGTTTTTAGAAATAATAAAAA
- a CDS encoding sugar 3,4-ketoisomerase: MNYELIDFVDFSDEKGSLVACEYQKNCPFDIKRVFYIFDVNPNAIRGRHANRDSEFLFVALNGSCKIKIDNGKIQETLILNNPKQGLYVGKMLWKEMFDFSKGCVLLVMSNTPYNKGEYINDYMMYAHKVSGGGHKINLVVPLSFNVA; this comes from the coding sequence ATGAATTATGAATTGATAGACTTTGTTGATTTTAGCGATGAAAAAGGTTCTTTGGTTGCGTGTGAGTATCAAAAAAACTGCCCTTTTGATATTAAAAGAGTGTTTTATATCTTTGATGTGAATCCTAATGCGATTAGAGGGCGACACGCCAATAGAGATTCTGAATTTTTATTTGTTGCTCTTAATGGTAGTTGTAAAATAAAAATTGATAATGGCAAGATTCAAGAAACGCTTATACTTAATAACCCAAAACAAGGCTTATATGTAGGTAAAATGCTATGGAAAGAAATGTTTGATTTCTCCAAAGGTTGCGTGTTGCTTGTGATGAGCAATACACCTTATAATAAAGGCGAGTATATTAATGATTATATGATGTATGCTCATAAAGTATCGGGGGGGGGGCATAAGATAAACCTTGTTGTTCCCTTAAGTTTCAATGTGGCTTAA
- a CDS encoding SDR family NAD(P)-dependent oxidoreductase has product MNKVIVITGTRKGIGKDLSEYYLQQGHIVCGCSRGKGSIESHNYRHFELDVSDEKAVVAMIREVKKEFGKIDVLLNNAGIASMNHILTTPFSTMQNIFNTNVFGSFLFLREVAKVMVQDSKKHNADFKRTMPYRIVNFATIATPLRLEGEAIYAASKAALVNLTQVVAKELSEFGITLNAVGPTPVPTDLIKNVPKAKMDSLLNQQAIKRFGSFEDVLNVIEFFCDEKSHFITGQVIYLGGVNA; this is encoded by the coding sequence ATGAATAAAGTTATTGTTATAACAGGCACTAGAAAGGGCATCGGTAAGGATTTAAGTGAATATTATTTGCAACAAGGGCATATCGTGTGCGGTTGCTCTCGTGGAAAAGGAAGTATAGAATCTCACAATTATAGGCATTTTGAGCTTGATGTGAGTGATGAAAAGGCAGTAGTAGCAATGATTAGAGAAGTAAAAAAAGAATTTGGAAAAATTGATGTTTTGCTTAATAATGCTGGCATTGCCTCTATGAATCATATTCTTACTACACCTTTTAGCACAATGCAAAATATTTTTAATACCAATGTTTTTGGGAGTTTTTTGTTTTTACGCGAAGTGGCTAAGGTAATGGTGCAAGATTCTAAAAAACACAATGCAGATTTTAAGCGCACTATGCCTTATAGGATTGTCAATTTTGCTACCATAGCAACGCCCCTAAGATTAGAGGGAGAGGCGATTTATGCTGCCTCGAAGGCGGCTTTAGTCAATCTCACGCAAGTTGTGGCAAAAGAATTAAGCGAGTTTGGTATTACGCTTAATGCTGTGGGTCCTACGCCTGTGCCAACAGATTTAATCAAAAATGTGCCAAAGGCAAAAATGGATTCTCTTTTAAATCAACAGGCTATCAAGCGATTTGGAAGCTTTGAAGATGTTTTAAATGTGATTGAATTTTTTTGTGATGAAAAAAGTCATTTTATTACAGGGCAGGTAATCTATCTAGGAGGGGTAAATGCCTGA
- a CDS encoding ANL family adenylate-forming protein encodes MPDFLQRISYFKENIAFICDDKSYTYAALLQSIESKRQSLQIPQGSIVAIVGDYSFAQITYFFALYRKKCIIVPILPRNMDFDVGEFGIEFILQVHNGAIKRVDSQKYELLQSLKDSKQSGLILFSSGSTGKPKAIVHSLDTFLAAYSAKKANPLRVLSVYLPDHIAGIDVVCNTLGGGGTLVIPKQRQPQFILSALKQYEIEILPASPTLLRLLLLSDITKYDLDSLKLVIYGSEPMSEALLASLHQALPHTNFKQGFGTSETNAMKTKNMQEFFKIVNASYKIVNNELFIKSPTQALGYLNADNSVFDEQGYFATGDLVEVREEEGQKYIKIIGRAKEVINVGGEKVLPQEIEGILLKMPYIQDCLVYGESNAITGQSVSVKIVLSQTNALLNNIQLKKIIRMYCKDKLAAFKIPTKVEIVESLAMSERFKKLRLIGGGGDNRVIFFSICSLKRANLVRGELKLCA; translated from the coding sequence ATGCCTGATTTTTTGCAGCGAATATCCTATTTTAAAGAAAATATTGCTTTTATTTGCGATGATAAATCTTATACCTATGCAGCTTTACTTCAAAGTATAGAATCTAAAAGACAATCCTTGCAGATACCACAAGGTAGTATTGTGGCAATAGTGGGAGATTATAGCTTTGCGCAAATCACTTATTTTTTTGCTCTTTATCGCAAAAAATGTATTATTGTGCCCATTCTTCCTAGAAATATGGATTTTGATGTGGGTGAATTTGGTATTGAATTTATATTACAAGTCCATAATGGAGCAATTAAGCGCGTAGATTCTCAAAAATATGAATTACTCCAATCTTTGAAAGATTCTAAGCAAAGCGGGTTAATTCTCTTTTCAAGTGGCAGCACAGGCAAACCAAAGGCTATCGTGCATAGTTTAGATACTTTCCTTGCAGCATATAGTGCAAAAAAAGCAAACCCTCTAAGGGTGCTAAGCGTGTATTTACCTGACCATATTGCAGGTATTGACGTGGTGTGCAATACTCTAGGTGGAGGTGGGACTTTGGTAATCCCTAAGCAAAGGCAGCCACAATTTATTTTAAGTGCTCTAAAGCAATATGAGATTGAGATTTTACCCGCTTCACCGACATTGCTTAGGCTTTTGCTTTTATCAGATATAACCAAGTATGATTTAGATTCCTTAAAGTTAGTTATTTATGGTAGTGAGCCAATGAGTGAAGCACTCTTAGCATCTTTGCACCAAGCATTGCCCCATACGAACTTTAAACAAGGCTTTGGCACAAGCGAAACCAATGCAATGAAAACAAAAAATATGCAAGAGTTTTTTAAAATTGTCAATGCTTCTTATAAGATTGTCAATAATGAGCTTTTTATCAAATCCCCCACACAAGCACTTGGCTATCTTAACGCGGATAATAGTGTCTTTGATGAGCAAGGATATTTTGCTACGGGGGATTTAGTAGAAGTGAGAGAGGAAGAGGGGCAAAAGTATATAAAGATTATAGGACGAGCTAAAGAAGTCATAAATGTTGGGGGCGAAAAAGTGCTGCCTCAAGAAATAGAGGGAATATTGCTAAAAATGCCCTATATTCAAGATTGTCTTGTTTATGGAGAATCTAATGCGATTACAGGGCAAAGTGTGAGTGTGAAAATAGTGCTTAGTCAAACTAATGCTCTTTTAAATAATATCCAATTAAAAAAAATCATTAGAATGTATTGTAAAGATAAACTTGCAGCTTTCAAAATCCCTACAAAAGTAGAAATTGTAGAATCTTTAGCAATGAGTGAGAGATTCAAAAAACTACGACTTATCGGGGGGGGGGGGGATAATAGAGTAATATTTTTCTCTATTTGCTCTCTTAAAAGGGCAAATCTTGTGCGTGGGGAGCTTAAGCTATGCGCGTAA